The nucleotide window GCCTGCTCGACCTGAAACAGCATGCTGTCTGTATCGGGCATGAGAGTGCTGTCGGTAATGGCGTACAGGCCTTGTAACTTGAAATCTTTCATCGGCTGTTCTGTTGCTCTGCTTGCGGGTTAATCTGTTTTCTGGGTATAGAACTGTTCAACCTGCTCCCGGGTCAGGGTGCCGGTGATCTCTTTGCTGTAGTTTTGTATCCACAGCGCATCCAGTTGTTCATTGTTCATCTGGTCCAGTGCTTCTTTCAGGGTCGCGTTGATACCCAGAGAGGCGATATCTTTACGGATGGCGGGCATTTCCATCAGGTCCAGCTCAAGCTGGGGATCAAAACCGTGGCGCTCGGCCTGCCGGTCAATAAAGTGCTGCAGGTCTGATGGCAGCAGAATATAGCGGGGAATCCCCTGCTTGTCCTCCAGAACCAGCCATTCCGGACGTTGTTCCAGTACTTTTATGGCGGACTCACAGCCGATAACCCGGTCGCAGCGGACAAAACTGGTATTCATGACACTGGCGACACCCAGTCGGGAAAGCGCCTGAGTCAGCGGCTCCTGACGGTAGTCCAGCCCCTGCGCCTTAAGCGAGCTGAGAAAGATTGACGGTTGATTGAAGAAAAAGCGAACGGTGGTGCTGGCGACCACAATGGCGAGCATACCGGGAAATATAATATTCGGATTTCCGGTCAGTTCCAGCAGTGCGATCAGGGCTGCCAGCGGGGCATTCAGTACTGCCCCCATCATCGCTCCCATGCCCAGCATGGCGTAGAACCCTACACCGGAATGACTCTCGCCTGTATAGGGGGCGATCAGCACGGCAAAGGTCGCTCCGGCTACGGCGCCGACGTAGAGTGACGGGCCAATCAGTCCGCCGGGAATGCCCAGCCCAAGCACAATCGGTGTCAGCAACCATTTGCTGATGAGTAATCCTGCCAGCAGTGTCAGGCCTGTATTGCCCTGCATCACCTCAGAAACCGTGTCGTAGCCCAGCCCCATCACCTGTGGATACCAGATCGCCACCAGTCCGGTCAGCAGACCTGCAACTAAAAGCCTTACGCCCATTGGCCAGCTGACGGATTTTTGTGTCTGGATCATGATACGGATAAATCCGGCTGCCAGCAGGGCGCAGAAAATCCCCAGCAGAATGACAAAGGGCACCTCCGATAGCGATTGAATCTGCAAGGCGGGGATAGTGAATGCTGACTCATCCCCATAGGTCACCCGTATCAGCAGGGCGGCGGTCACTGAGGCCACCAGCACCGGGGTAAATCCGATCACGGTATACTCCATCAGAATCACTTCCATGGAGAAAATCACGCCGGCCAGCGGGGTGTTGAATGCCGCTGAGATCGCCGCGGCAACGCCACAACCGACCAGCAGTCGCAGCGAGTTGTTGGGCAGTCTGAGTCCCTGGCCGATCAGGCTGCCGCAGGCCGCTCCCAGATGGATAGCCGGGCCTTCCCGGCCAACGGCGTGTCCGCTTAGCAGCGCGATGACGGCGCCAAAAAACTGTACCAGCATATTTTTGGCCGGCAGATGCCCCTGATGGTAACTGAGCCGTTCCAGTACATGTACGACACCGACTTTGCGGGTGGCGGGAAGTAACTTCCATAGCAGCAGAAAGGTGGCGATACTGCCGCCAACAGGCAGGGCAAAACGTAACCAGGTGGGTAAGCCTTCGAAGTTTTCGCTGTTATTCTCTGGTAGCCAGAATTCCAGTGGCAGATCGATTAACAGCCGGAATGCCAGAATCACCAGACCTGAAAACAGTCCGGATATAATCCCCAGTAGCACCAGCTGCGGCAGAGCATCTGCATGGGCCAGCCGGTTACGAAAATGGGAGAATGAGAGGGAGTCTTTGAACATCCGGAACGCGTCAGCCTGTTTTTAAAAGTGCTTTATAGAAAGATCTGCTAGATGGGCTTTTCGTCGCTTATTTTAATGGTACACAATAGTAATGCCCCCCAAGGGTTTGTATCATACGCAGACAGAATAGAAAACCGTTGAACGATTTGTGAGGTCAAAGTGATCAAAGTAGGTATCGTAGGTGGCACCGGATATACCGGCGTAGAGCTGCTAAGACTGTTGGCAAACCACCCTCAGGTTAAGGTTGAGGTGATTACCTCCCGCTCTGAGGAAGGCTTGCGAATTGACGATATGTACCCCAACCTGCGTGGTCACTACGATCTGCAGTTTACGGTACCGGATGTGGAGACCCTGGCGCAGTGTGATGCGGTATTCTTTGCGACCCCGCATGGCGTGGCCATGAAAATGGCGCCTGAACTGGTTGCCCGTGGCGTTCGGGTGATTGATCTGGGTGCGGATTTCCGTATTAAAGATCTGGAGCTCTGGTCTAAATGGTATGGCATGGAGCACACCAGTCCTGAGCTGGCGGCGAAAGCGGTTTACGGGCTGCCGGAAGTCAACCGGGATGCGATCAAAAATGCCGAGATGATTGCCTGTCCCGGGTGTTATCCCACAGCAACCCAGCTGGGCTTCCTGCCGCTGGTGGAAAATGGACTGATCGACCATCGTCGACTGATCGCGGATGTGAAATCGGGTGTCAGTGGTGCAGGTCGTGGTGCGAATGTGGGTTCTCTGCTGTGTGAAAGCAGTGAGAGTATGAAAGCGTATGCCGTGGCCGGTCACCGGCACCTGCCGGAGGTGAAGCAGGGATTGAGTGAGGCTGCCGGTCGACCTGTCGGCCTGACTTTCGTTCCGCATCTGACCCCGATGATCCGGGGGATCCATGCAACGCTTTATGGCATTCTGAAAGATCCGGTGGATGGCTTGCAGGAGCTGTTTGAGCAGC belongs to Amphritea atlantica and includes:
- a CDS encoding chloride channel protein; this encodes MFKDSLSFSHFRNRLAHADALPQLVLLGIISGLFSGLVILAFRLLIDLPLEFWLPENNSENFEGLPTWLRFALPVGGSIATFLLLWKLLPATRKVGVVHVLERLSYHQGHLPAKNMLVQFFGAVIALLSGHAVGREGPAIHLGAACGSLIGQGLRLPNNSLRLLVGCGVAAAISAAFNTPLAGVIFSMEVILMEYTVIGFTPVLVASVTAALLIRVTYGDESAFTIPALQIQSLSEVPFVILLGIFCALLAAGFIRIMIQTQKSVSWPMGVRLLVAGLLTGLVAIWYPQVMGLGYDTVSEVMQGNTGLTLLAGLLISKWLLTPIVLGLGIPGGLIGPSLYVGAVAGATFAVLIAPYTGESHSGVGFYAMLGMGAMMGAVLNAPLAALIALLELTGNPNIIFPGMLAIVVASTTVRFFFNQPSIFLSSLKAQGLDYRQEPLTQALSRLGVASVMNTSFVRCDRVIGCESAIKVLEQRPEWLVLEDKQGIPRYILLPSDLQHFIDRQAERHGFDPQLELDLMEMPAIRKDIASLGINATLKEALDQMNNEQLDALWIQNYSKEITGTLTREQVEQFYTQKTD
- a CDS encoding N-acetyl-gamma-glutamyl-phosphate reductase, translated to MIKVGIVGGTGYTGVELLRLLANHPQVKVEVITSRSEEGLRIDDMYPNLRGHYDLQFTVPDVETLAQCDAVFFATPHGVAMKMAPELVARGVRVIDLGADFRIKDLELWSKWYGMEHTSPELAAKAVYGLPEVNRDAIKNAEMIACPGCYPTATQLGFLPLVENGLIDHRRLIADVKSGVSGAGRGANVGSLLCESSESMKAYAVAGHRHLPEVKQGLSEAAGRPVGLTFVPHLTPMIRGIHATLYGILKDPVDGLQELFEQRYADEPFVDVMPAGSLPETRSVKGANICRISVFRPQNDDTVVVLSVIDNLVKGAAGQAIQNLNIMFGFDETEGLRHAGMMP